A segment of the Corylus avellana chromosome ca2, CavTom2PMs-1.0 genome:
AAGTTATATATGTTAAATCTCAAATATccacttattttaaatagctttttctaattaaataataaaaataaataattaaatgaaacatAATATTCTAATCATATAAATAGAATATGCGACAGTAACCACAATCGAGTGACAAACTAAGTTTTCAAATGAGTTGACTTCCAATTCCAACCACTCAATGTAAACATAAGTTGTTTAATCCGGACCGCATGTCTTGAATTCCGAGTTTCACCCAATTGAAATACAACTTCCCTGTTCTGGCTGTACGTCGTAAAGCTAATGCAACGGCCACCAGCAACTTGACCGTTCAACAAATTGCACTAGGAAATTCAAGTCATTATAtgcaagaaactaaaaaaattatattcttttggACACAACTTTTGGCTTTTATTGCAGAAGTAACTGAGACATTTTTTGTATAGAATTAGCATTTGTCATTGTCAATGTTAGAGCTAGATtgtacaaagaatcaaagaataGCTATATATGCACGAAGTCTTAAACTAAAAGAGCTTGCTAGCGAATTCATCTATGGCGGTTCCATTCATACATGAAGAAGCTGACTTTCTGGCTAATTCTCTGAGGTTTGACAAGCTTCTTCCCAGTTTCAAAGCCACATTCATTTCAAACAACTCCccgttttctcttttctccaaaTCTTTTTCCTCAAGTGTGGCTTCAATGGATTCTTGGAGTAGCTGGAAGAAGCCAGCGCAGTTTCTATACATCTCAAACACCATCCCAACTTGGCCACCATGCTCGAATGCATTAACCGCGCTACCTAAAGCCCCCGCAGCCACCGCTACTACTGCAGCCCATGAGCCGTTACCAACAAAAGCAGATCCGACGGCTGCAATGCCAGTGAGCAGTGGACCTGCGATGGCTAAAACCTTGTTGATCTTCAACACCAGGTTGCCTAGCCTTTCGTAGTCCTCAATGTCCTTTCTCTTCACCACCTCGACGATCTCTCGCATTTCTACTTCCATTTCCTCACTCCACCCATTATTCTTCTGACCTCGTTGCTTTCCTTCACAggacttgtttttcttctgGAGTTGCTGATTTGAAGGCCACCAAACAGATGGCTCAAACTTTGCAGGGAATTTGTCAAGCATGGCTCCTAGCAAGGGAAGTGGGTATGCTCTGTCGACGGCCAAAACCTTTTCCATCACTTCCTTCACATCTTCTTCAGTTGGATTCCCGATAGCCAGCATGGTTTGGATTTGGGTCTGGATCTGCTTGAACAATCTCGTAGCATTGCGTTGCTCCTCTGCAAGCTGTGAAGGCTGAATTTTGTTCATCACAAGCAACATCCCAGTGGCTGCAGAATACAAGAGAGTGGACGACAGTTTCAAAGCCAAAAGGGGCATTCCGGCGCCACCAATCGCTGCAGCACCGGCCATGGTGGCAGCAGTGAGGGTTATCATCTTGACGGAGTTGAGAAGAAGGGTATTCCAGTTTTCACGCTGTTTTCCAATGTTTGCGTGCATCTCCACCCTGTCAGCTACGGCCTCTAAGATAGCATATAGTTGGGTAGTTGCAATTTTG
Coding sequences within it:
- the LOC132170116 gene encoding probable F-box protein At4g22030; translated protein: MADGGSSRWLRNQVDRLYVAACGGKPETSSGACVVRYYIAAINKTQPTSLPPFSISTFPLSPYKEKLRENLHQMASSTLRLSSSSSCSRQINAAIHVPKLPKVITYFSVPKVPTRKLVEELKIREGFTSIVPVEKINEITTTSTDDKIATTQLYAILEAVADRVEMHANIGKQRENWNTLLLNSVKMITLTAATMAGAAAIGGAGMPLLALKLSSTLLYSAATGMLLVMNKIQPSQLAEEQRNATRLFKQIQTQIQTMLAIGNPTEEDVKEVMEKVLAVDRAYPLPLLGAMLDKFPAKFEPSVWWPSNQQLQKKNKSCEGKQRGQKNNGWSEEMEVEMREIVEVVKRKDIEDYERLGNLVLKINKVLAIAGPLLTGIAAVGSAFVGNGSWAAVVAVAAGALGSAVNAFEHGGQVGMVFEMYRNCAGFFQLLQESIEATLEEKDLEKRENGELFEMNVALKLGRSLSNLRELARKSASSCMNGTAIDEFASKLF